The Setaria viridis chromosome 6, Setaria_viridis_v4.0, whole genome shotgun sequence genome contains a region encoding:
- the LOC117861470 gene encoding receptor-like protein 39 yields MFLCHPLPSYLLLVTVILATSGRGASLCHQDQSAALIRLKASFRFNFASSTCPSFPPEGTTLSSWKVDTDCCTWEGVTCEGTSGYVTSLDLSYLCISGNLSSPDIFKLTSLRSLYLSYNNFDGSPWPSSGLEQLTNLRYLDLSYSGLSGNLPVEKGQLSNLVTLYLSGLDLKYLSLKILIDNLVGLQNLYLDEVNISVSPTDLAHGSSTNTTTGLKELRIRWWTITGGRSDTVLTNLLLHPKLANLVTLELYYLDLKSSSLHTLIDNLGNLQKLYLDSVNISVSPTDLAHASSTNKMPGLEELSMTGCMITGRIDIALTKFRFLSKLTLDGTHFSGPAPVPKRFVEFSSLAVLSLQNCGLTRTTFPSWIFHIKSLMSLDASGNENLCGELPEFIQGSALQVLIFSGTKLSGRIPESIGNLRNLTMLDLSYCQFHGPIPPFAQWPKIEMVQLSSNNLNGSLPTDGYLSLHNLTSVYLRNNLISGVIPASLFSHPSLMDLDLSQNNFTGNFLLYPTVSSSLRSIDLSFNKLQGPLPKLLSKFVELEWLDVSSNNLTGSVDLSFIKNYEMPSLSLSHNKLSVVEEDVNHSYFEYPAIGRLGLASCNLSSVPKFLMHQRSISDLDLSNNNIGGHIPDWIWGMGVLSLNLSHNLFTSINTNLSNTSISDLDLHSNKIEGALPLPPSGTDRLDYSNNHFNSSIMPEFWSHVSSTNSLSLANNSFTGEISHLICKASHIEVLDLSFNNFSGLIPPCLLKRNKHLEILNLRGNNFHGSLPQYITEECALQIIDFNGNKLEGKLPVSIINCHLLQVLDLGNNLIVDTYPEWLGVLPLLKVLVLKSNGFHGPIDYYRMNKQTHTLFPELQVLDLSSNSFNGSIPARFLKQFKAMMVVSSGAPSMYVGIIESSSAAASPSSHRNYKESITVTLKGQQTTLVQILSVFMYIDLSNNNFEGVIPNEIGDLKLLKQLNLSRNSFTGVIPPRIANMLQLESLDLSYNQLSGEIPPAMAAMSFLEVLNLSYNHLSGQIPQSSQFLTFPTTSFLGNDGLCGKPLRRLCDINHAPSAPATSGSSKELNWEILSVEVGVISGLAIVVATMLLWGNGRRWVYFHVDKFWLLVLQPWICRRRC; encoded by the coding sequence ATGTTCCTTTGCCATCCTCTTCCCAGCTACCTTCTCCTGGTCACCGTCATCCTCGCTACCAGCGGGCGTGGAGCAAGCTTGTGCCACCAAGATCAAAGTGCTGCCCTGATACGCCTCAAAGCCagcttccgcttcaacttcgCGTCTTCAACATGCCCGTCGTTTCCACCTGAAGGAACAACTCTTTCGTCGTGGAAGGTAGATACAGACTGCTGCACCTGGGAAGGTGTAACATGTGAAGGCACGTCGGGCTATGTTACTTCTCTCGACCTGTCCTACCTCTGCATCTCCGGTAATCTCAGCTCACCGGACATCTTTAAACTTACCTCGCTTCGCTCCCTTTACCTTTCTTACAACAATTTTGATGGAAGTCCATGGCCAAGCTCCGGATTGGAGCAGCTCACGAATCTCAGGTACCTTGACCTCTCTTATTCTGGCTTGTCTGGGAATCTGCCCGTCGAGAAAGGCCAACTTTCCAATTTAGTCACTTTATACCTCTCTGGCCTTGATCTAAAATATTTGAGCCTTAAGATTTTGATTGACAACCTTGTGGGTCTCCAAAATCTATATCTTGATGAGGTCAATATTTCAGTGAGTCCAACCGATTTGGCACATGGCTCTTCTACAAATACAACGACAGGTCTCAAAGAGCTAAGAATCAGGTGGTGGACGATCACCGGTGGCCGTTCTGATACTGTTCTTACTAATCTCCTACTTCATCCTAAGCTTGCCAATTTAGTCACGCTAGAACTCTATTATTTGGATCTTAAAAGTTCGAGCCTTCACACCTTGATTGACAACCTTGGCAACCTCCAAAAACTATATCTTGATTCTGTCAACATTTCGGTCAGTCCAACCGATCTGGCGCATGCCTCCTCTACCAATAAGATGCCAGGTCTCGAAGAGCTAAGCATGACAGGGTGCATGATCACTGGCCGTATTGATATTGCTCTTACTAAGTTCCGATTTCTATCCAAGTTGACCCTTGATGGCACACATTTTAGTGGCCCTGCTCCTGTGCCAAAACGTTTTGTGGAGTTCTCATCGCTCGCAGTTCTTAGTCTTCAAAACTGTGGGTTGACCCGGACGACCTTCCCTTCTTGGATATTTCATATCAAAAGCTTGATGTCTCTCGATGCATCAGGGAATGAAAATCTATGTGGAGAGTTGCCGGAGTTCATACAGGGTAGCGCGTTGCAGGTTTTGATCTTTAGTGGAACCAAGTTGTCAGGAAGAATACCAGAATCTATCGGCAACCTCCGAAATCTGACTATGTTGGACCTTTCTTATTGCCAATTCCATGGCCCTATCCCACCATTTGCTCAATGGCCAAAAATTGAGATGGTTCAACTGTCAAGTAACAACTTAAATGGTTCATTACCTACAGATGGCTACCTTTCTCTACACAACCTAACTTCAGTTTATCTTCGTAACAACTTGATAAGTGGTGTGATACCTGCATCTCTGTTTTCTCATCCTTCTTTGATGGATTTAGATCTCTCACAAAACAATTTCACTGGAAATTTTCTATTGTATCCAACTGTATCTTCTAGTTTGAGAAGTATCGATCTTAGTTTTAACAAATTACAAGGACCTCTTCCAAAACTTCTGTCGAAGTTTGTTGAACTAGAATGGTTGGATGTTTCGTCAAACAATCTCACTGGATCTGTGGATCTAAGTTTCATAAAGAATTACGAGATGCCCTCACTATCACTATCCCATAATAAGTTGTCTGTTGTCGAGGAGGATGTCAATCACTCCTACTTTGAATATCCAGCTATTGGTAGATTGGGATTGGCATCATGTAACCTATCATCTGTACCTAAATTTTTAATGCACCAGAGAAGCATTTCCGATTTAGACCTCTCAAACAACAACATTGGTGGACACATACCTGATTGGATATGGGGAATGGGAGTTCTTAGCCTTAACCTCTCTCATAATTTATTTACCAGCATTAATACAAATTTATCGAATACATCAATTTCTGATCTTGATCTCCATTCCAACAAGATTGAGGGAGCTCTCCCACTACCCCCATCGGGAACTGACCGATTGGACTACTCCAATAACCACTTCAATTCTTCTATCATGCCTGAGTTTTGGTCACATGTtagctccaccaactccctGTCATTGGCAAACAATAGTTTTACTGGAGAAATTTCCCATTTGATCTGCAAGGCAAGTCATATAGAAGTTCTGGACCTTTCTTTTAACAACTTCAGTGGATTAATACCACCCTGTTTGTTGAAGCGAAACAAGCATCTTGAGATACTGAACTTGAGAGGTAATAATTTCCATGGATCATTGCCTCAATATATCACCGAGGAATGTGCACTTCAAATAATAGATTTCAACGGCAACAAGTTGGAGGGAAAATTGCCGGTATCTATTATCAACTGTCACTTGCTACAAGTCCTAGATCTTGGAAACAACCTCATAGTGGATACATATCCAGAGTGGCTAGGAGTTCTGCCTTTGTTGAAAGTGTTGGTTCTGAAATCAAACGGGTTTCATGGTCCCATTGATTACTACCGGATGAACAAACAGACGCATACCTTGTTCCCAGAGCTGCAGGTTCTGGACCTTTCTTCAAATTCTTTTAATGGTAGCATACCTGCACGATTCCTCAAGCAGTTCAAAGCTATGATGGTGGTTTCTTCTGGAGCTCCGAGCATGTATGTTGGAATTATTGAAtcatcatcagcagcagcatctccAAGCTCTCATCGAAACTATAAGGAGTCGATCACCGTCACGCTCAAGGGGCAACAAACAACTCTGGTACAGATACTTTCAGTCTTCATGTACATCGACCTCTCCAACAACAACTTCGAGGGTGTCATCCCTAACGAGATCGGCGATCTGAAGCTTCTCAAGCAGCTCAACCTGTCCAGGAACTCCTTCACTGGCGTGATCCCTCCTCGGATAGCGAACATGCTGCAGCTGGAGTCCTTGGACCTCTCCTACAACCAGCTCTCTGGGGAGATTCCTCCTGCAATGGCCGCAATGTCATTCCTCGAGGTTCTCAACCTCTCGTACAACCACCTGTCAGGGCAGATACCGCAGTCCAGCCAGTTCTTGACGTTCCCGACCACATCATTTTTGGGGAACGACGGGCTGTGCGGGAAGCCGCTGAGACGCTTGTGTGACATCAACCACGCACCATCAGCTCCTGCTACGTCGGGCTCTTCTAAGGAGCTGAACTGGGAAATTTTGTCAGTTGAGGTAGGGGTCATTTCAGGCTTGGCCATCGTGGTTGCGACCATGCTGCTGTGGGGCAACGGGAGGAGGTGGGTCTACTTCCATGTCGACAAGTTTTGGCTGCTTGTTCTGCAGCCGTGGATCTGCCGCCGTCGATGCTGA